A part of Kryptolebias marmoratus isolate JLee-2015 linkage group LG8, ASM164957v2, whole genome shotgun sequence genomic DNA contains:
- the LOC108231962 gene encoding small integral membrane protein 4, producing the protein MFYRNALVKHLLDIVPGRRRLGPYRFLPIFFCIGGVMEWVMINVRIGRETFYDVYRRKRSEREYQQKMADGLIVLDPPAAK; encoded by the exons ATGTTTTACAGGAACGCACTAGTGAAACATCTGCTGGACATCGTTCCGGGGAGACGCCGACTGGGGCCGTACAGGTTTCTTCCCATCTTCTTTTGCATCGGCGGGGTCATGGAGTGGGTTATGATCAACGTGAGGATAGGGAGAGAAACTTTCT acgaCGTCTACAGAAGGAAGCGGTCAGAGCGGGAGTACCAGCAGAAGATGGCGGATGGTCTGATAGTTCTCGATCCGCCCGCAGCCAAGTGA
- the kctd6b gene encoding BTB/POZ domain-containing protein KCTD6 isoform X1 produces the protein MDNGDWGHRMNAPVTLNVGGHLYTTSLSTLQRYPDSMLGAMFRGDFPTTRDSQGNYFIDRDGTLFRYILNFLRTSELTLPMDFTETDLLRKEADFYQIEPLIQCLNDPKPLYPPDIFEQVVELSSTRKLSKYSNPVAVIITQLTITTKVHALLEGISNNFTKWNKHMMDTRDCQVSFTFGPCDYHQEVSLRVHLMDYIMKQGFTIRNTRVHHMSERPNENTVEHHWTFCRPAHKVED, from the exons ATGGATAATGGAGACTGGGGCCATAGG ATGAATGCTCCTGTTACCTTGAACGTGGGAGGCCACCTGTACACCACCAGCCTGTCCACCTTGCAGCGTTATCCGGACTCCATGCTCGGCGCCATGTTCCGGGGGGACTTCCCCACAACTCGGGATTCCCAGGGGAACTATTTCATCGACCGCGACGGAACGCTTTTCCGGTACATCCTCAACTTCCTGCGGACGTCTGAGCTCACCCTTCCCATGGACTTCACGGAGACGGACCTGCTGCGGAAGGAGGCGGACTTCTATCAGATCGAGCCTCTGATCCAGTGCCTTAACGACCCCAAACCCCTGTACCCCCCCGACATCTTTGAGCAGGTGGTGGAGCTCTCTAGCACCCGGAAACTGTCGAAGTACTCGAACCCGGTTGCCGTCATCATCACACAGCTCACCATAACGACGAAGGTCCACGCCCTGCTAGAAGGTATTTCAAACAATTTCACCAAGTGGAACAAACACATGATGGACACCAGAGACTGCCAGGTGTCCTTCACCTTCGGACCGTGTGACTATCATCAAGAGGTGTCCCTGCGGGTTCACCTCATGGACTACATAATGAAGCAGGGCTTTACTATTCGGAACACGCGCGTGCACCACATGAGCGAGCGTCCAAACGAGAACACCGTGGAGCACCACTGGACTTTCTGTAGACCAGCTCACAAAGTTGAAGACTGA
- the kctd6b gene encoding BTB/POZ domain-containing protein KCTD6 isoform X2, translating to MNAPVTLNVGGHLYTTSLSTLQRYPDSMLGAMFRGDFPTTRDSQGNYFIDRDGTLFRYILNFLRTSELTLPMDFTETDLLRKEADFYQIEPLIQCLNDPKPLYPPDIFEQVVELSSTRKLSKYSNPVAVIITQLTITTKVHALLEGISNNFTKWNKHMMDTRDCQVSFTFGPCDYHQEVSLRVHLMDYIMKQGFTIRNTRVHHMSERPNENTVEHHWTFCRPAHKVED from the coding sequence ATGAATGCTCCTGTTACCTTGAACGTGGGAGGCCACCTGTACACCACCAGCCTGTCCACCTTGCAGCGTTATCCGGACTCCATGCTCGGCGCCATGTTCCGGGGGGACTTCCCCACAACTCGGGATTCCCAGGGGAACTATTTCATCGACCGCGACGGAACGCTTTTCCGGTACATCCTCAACTTCCTGCGGACGTCTGAGCTCACCCTTCCCATGGACTTCACGGAGACGGACCTGCTGCGGAAGGAGGCGGACTTCTATCAGATCGAGCCTCTGATCCAGTGCCTTAACGACCCCAAACCCCTGTACCCCCCCGACATCTTTGAGCAGGTGGTGGAGCTCTCTAGCACCCGGAAACTGTCGAAGTACTCGAACCCGGTTGCCGTCATCATCACACAGCTCACCATAACGACGAAGGTCCACGCCCTGCTAGAAGGTATTTCAAACAATTTCACCAAGTGGAACAAACACATGATGGACACCAGAGACTGCCAGGTGTCCTTCACCTTCGGACCGTGTGACTATCATCAAGAGGTGTCCCTGCGGGTTCACCTCATGGACTACATAATGAAGCAGGGCTTTACTATTCGGAACACGCGCGTGCACCACATGAGCGAGCGTCCAAACGAGAACACCGTGGAGCACCACTGGACTTTCTGTAGACCAGCTCACAAAGTTGAAGACTGA